A genomic segment from Agelaius phoeniceus isolate bAgePho1 chromosome 2, bAgePho1.hap1, whole genome shotgun sequence encodes:
- the KCTD12 gene encoding BTB/POZ domain-containing protein KCTD12, giving the protein MALADSARGLPNGGGVSPAAGSGAPGSGAAAAATGGWASFPEIVELNVGGQVYVTRRCTVVSVRDSLLWRMFSQQQPSELPRDSKGRFFLDRDGFLFRYILDYLRDLQLVLPEHFPERSRLQREAEYFQLPDLARRLAQTRAVAARPAVLHRDGSICAEEPPPPLLGYLEAEPLEGGGGAVASAPSPTASRSPSGGPLLTPSQSLDGAGGRRSGYITIGYRGSYTIGREAQADAKFRRVARITVCGKTALAKEVFGETLNESRDPDRPPERYTARYYLKFNFLEQAFDRLSEAGFRMAACSSTGTCAFGPEQGGPADDKIWTSYTEYVFCRD; this is encoded by the coding sequence ATGGCCCTGGCGGACAGCGCCCGCGGGCTGCCCAACGGCGGCGGCGTGTCGCccgcggcggggagcggggcaccgggcagcggggcggccgcggcggcgACGGGCGGCTGGGCTTCCTTCCCGGAGATCGTGGAGCTGAACGTGGGCGGGCAGGTGTACGTGACGCGGCGCTGCACCGTGGTCTCGGTGCGCGACTCGCTGCTCTGGCGCATGTTCtcgcagcagcagcccagcgaGCTGCCCCGGGACAGCAAGGGTCGCTTCTTCCTCGACCGCGACGGCTTCCTCTTCCGCTACATCCTGGACTACCTGCGGGacctgcagctggtgctgcccGAGCACTTCCCCGAGCGCAGCCGCCTCCAGCGGGAGGCTGAGTACTTCCAGCTGCCCGACCTGGCTCGGCGCCTGGCGCAGACTCGGGCGgtcgccgcccgccccgccgtcCTGCACCGCGACGGCTCCATCTGCGCcgaggagccgccgccgccgctgctcgGATACCTGGAGGCCGAGCCGCTGgaaggcggcggcggggccgtggCGTCCGCCCCGTCGCCCACGGCCAGCCGCAGCCCCTCGGGCGGGCCGCTGCTCACGCCCTCGCAGTCGCTggacggggcgggcgggcggcgctcGGGCTACATCACCATCGGCTACCGGGGCTCCTACACCATCGGGCGGGAGGCGCAGGCCGATGCCAAATTCCGGCGGGTGGCCCGCATCACCGTCTGCGGCAAGACGGCCCTGGCCAAAGAGGTCTTCGGGGAGACCTTGAACGAGAGCCGCGACCCCGACCGCCCTCCTGAGCGCTACACCGCCCGCTACTACCTCAAGTTCAACTTCCTCGAGCAAGCCTTCGACCGGCTCTCCGAGGCCGGCTTCCGCATGGCCGCCTGCTCCTCCACCGGCACCTGCGCCTTCGGTCCCGAGCAGGGCGGTCCCGCCGATGACAAGATCTGGACCAGCTACACGGAGTACGTTTTCTGCCGGGACTGA